From Pseudorca crassidens isolate mPseCra1 chromosome 15, mPseCra1.hap1, whole genome shotgun sequence, one genomic window encodes:
- the FOXS1 gene encoding forkhead box protein S1: MQQQPPPGPLAPAAEPTKPPYSYIALIAMAIQSSPGQRATLSGIYRYIMGRFAFYRHNRPGWQNSIRHNLSLNECFVKVPRDDRKPGKGSYWTLDPDCHDMFEHGSFLRRRRRFTRRAGAEGAKGPAKVRRRPLRATSQDLGAPDAATGMQCPFPLEPPEPKGLSFGGLVGALPASVCPATTNARPRPPSEPKEMPTPKPAGPGELPVATSSSPSPAFGFPASFSEAEGFSKAPAPILTSEATIGGSYQCRLQALNFCMGTDPGLEHLLASAAPSPAPPTPPASLRAPLPLPADPKEPWVAGSFPVQGSSGYPLGLTSCLYRTPGMFFFE; the protein is encoded by the coding sequence ATGCAGCAGCAGCCCCCACCCGGGCCCCTGGCCCCTGCGGCCGAGCCGACCAAGCCCCCCTACAGCTACATCGCCCTGATTGCCATGGCCATCCAGAGCTCACCGGGGCAGCGGGCCACGCTCAGTGGCATCTACCGCTACATCATGGGCCGCTTCGCCTTCTACCGCCACAACCGGCCCGGCTGGCAGAACAGCATCCGCCACAACCTGTCCCTCAACGAGTGCTTTGTCAAGGTGCCCCGTGATGATCGCAAACCGGGCAAGGGCAGCTACTGGACGCTGGACCCCGACTGCCATGACATGTTCGAGCACGGCAGCTTCCTGCGCCGACGCCGGCGCTTCACCCGACGGGCAGGCGCCGAGGGAGCCAAGGGCCCCGCCAAGGTGCGCCGCAGACCCCTCCGAGCCACCAGCCAGGACCTAGGAGCCCCCGACGCTGCGACTGGCATGCAATGCCCGTTCCCACTGGAGCCGCCAGAGCCCAAGGGCCTAAGCTTTGGGGGTCTGGTGGGGGCCTTGCCAGCCAGTGTGTGCCCGGCCACCACCAATGCCAGGCCTCGGCCACCCTCGGAGCCCAAGGAGATGCCCACGCCCAAGCCTGCAGGTCCAGGGGAGCTCCCCGTAGCCACCTCATCTTCCCCGAGCCCCGCATTTGGCTTTCCTGCCAGCTTCTCTGAGGCTGAGGGGTTTAGCAAGGCCCCTGCCCCCATCTTGACCTCCGAGGCCACCATCGGGGGCAGCTACCAGTGCCGGCTGCAGGCGCTGAATTTCTGCATGGGGACTGATCCTGGCCTTGAGCACCTCTTGGCCtcagcagccccctcccctgcaccacccacccctccagccTCTCTCCGGGCCCCGCTGCCCCTGCCAGCAGACCCCAAGGAACCCTGGGTTGCAGGCAGCTTCCCTGTCCAGGGAAGCTCCGGCTACCCACTGGGGCTGACCTCCTGCCTATACCGGACGCCAGGAATGTTCTTCTTTGAGTGA